A single region of the Streptomyces caelestis genome encodes:
- a CDS encoding enoyl-CoA hydratase/isomerase family protein, translating to MSRVLVSADEDSGVAVVTLNRPDRLNAVDLEMAGELAQVWRDLRFDDSVRAVVLTGAGERAFCTGIDRDAVVPQPSSPYAQDDPLLGIGPKANDLWKPVVAAVRGMACGGAFYLLGEAEFVVADTTAAFFDPHTAYGMVSAYESVLMAQRMPYGEVARMALMGTAERISARRAYEIGLVSELVAEGEALGAARACAAVIAGYPTEAVQGTVRALWTATEAGRTQGFAQAPHLIALGNLTGERQARLFAGRRREYRLR from the coding sequence ATGAGCCGTGTCCTGGTCAGTGCCGACGAGGACAGCGGGGTCGCCGTCGTCACCCTGAACCGGCCCGACCGGCTCAACGCCGTCGACCTGGAGATGGCCGGTGAACTCGCCCAGGTCTGGCGGGACTTGCGGTTTGACGACTCCGTGCGGGCCGTCGTCCTCACCGGGGCCGGCGAGCGTGCCTTCTGTACGGGCATCGACCGGGACGCCGTCGTGCCGCAGCCGAGCTCGCCGTACGCGCAGGACGATCCGCTGCTCGGCATCGGGCCGAAGGCCAACGACCTGTGGAAGCCGGTCGTCGCCGCCGTGCGCGGGATGGCCTGCGGGGGTGCCTTCTACCTGCTCGGGGAGGCGGAGTTCGTGGTCGCCGACACCACCGCCGCCTTCTTCGACCCGCACACCGCCTACGGCATGGTCAGCGCCTACGAGTCCGTCCTGATGGCGCAGCGCATGCCGTACGGGGAGGTGGCGCGGATGGCGTTGATGGGGACGGCGGAGCGGATCTCGGCGCGGCGGGCGTACGAGATCGGGCTGGTGTCGGAACTCGTGGCGGAGGGCGAGGCGTTGGGGGCGGCACGGGCGTGCGCCGCCGTCATCGCCGGGTATCCGACGGAGGCCGTGCAGGGGACCGTGCGGGCGCTGTGGACCGCGACCGAGGCCGGCCGGACCCAGGGGTTCGCGCAGGCACCGCACCTCATCGCGCTCGGGAATCTGACCGGGGAGCGGCAGGCCCGGCTGTTCGCGGGGCGGCGGCGGGAGTACCGGTTGCGTTGA
- a CDS encoding alpha/beta fold hydrolase: MIDVNGIRLHIAEQGEGPLVVLLHGFPESWHSWRHQFGPLAEAGFRVVAPDQRGYGRSDHPEDVDAYSILHLVGDVVGLVHALGEERAFVVGHDWGAPVAWHTALLRPDVVRGVAGLSVPPPFRGAQPPLTTMRERFGGRFYWNYFEQPGVAEAEFTADTRATLRKLLYSASGDAPGAGRPEQALADPERGWLADAPDPEVLPGWLTEEDLDALTDSYARGFTGALNWYRNLDRNWELTAPWQGAVVSPPALYVYGDRDLVPAFPGTPELIEKLPDVMPNLRRKPLVLPGCGHWTQQERPAEVNEALLDFLTELRD, translated from the coding sequence ATGATCGACGTGAACGGCATACGGCTGCACATCGCGGAGCAGGGCGAGGGCCCGCTCGTGGTGCTGCTGCACGGGTTCCCGGAGTCCTGGCACTCCTGGCGGCACCAGTTCGGGCCGCTGGCCGAGGCCGGTTTCCGGGTGGTCGCGCCCGACCAGCGGGGATACGGGCGCAGCGATCACCCCGAGGACGTGGACGCGTACAGCATCCTCCACCTGGTGGGCGACGTGGTCGGGCTGGTCCACGCGCTGGGTGAGGAGCGGGCGTTCGTCGTCGGGCACGACTGGGGAGCGCCGGTGGCCTGGCACACGGCGCTGCTGCGGCCGGACGTGGTGCGCGGGGTGGCGGGGCTGAGCGTGCCGCCGCCGTTCCGTGGCGCACAGCCGCCGCTCACCACCATGCGGGAGCGGTTCGGCGGGCGCTTCTACTGGAACTACTTCGAGCAGCCCGGGGTCGCCGAGGCCGAGTTCACCGCCGACACCCGCGCCACCCTGCGCAAGCTGCTGTACTCCGCCTCGGGTGACGCCCCGGGCGCCGGACGCCCCGAGCAGGCCCTGGCCGACCCGGAGCGCGGCTGGCTGGCGGACGCGCCCGACCCCGAGGTGCTGCCCGGGTGGCTGACCGAGGAGGACCTCGACGCCCTCACCGACAGCTACGCGCGGGGCTTCACCGGCGCGCTCAACTGGTACCGCAACCTGGACCGCAACTGGGAGCTGACCGCCCCCTGGCAGGGAGCGGTCGTGTCCCCGCCCGCGCTGTACGTGTACGGCGACCGGGACCTGGTCCCGGCCTTCCCGGGCACGCCCGAACTGATCGAGAAGCTGCCCGACGTGATGCCGAACCTGCGCCGGAAGCCGCTCGTGCTGCCGGGCTGCGGCCACTGGACGCAGCAGGAGCGGCCCGCCGAGGTGAACGAGGCACTGCTCGACTTCCTGACGGAGCTGCGGGACTGA
- a CDS encoding serine/threonine-protein kinase — protein MVDQLTQHDPRRIGPFEVLGRLGAGGMGLVYLARSASGRRVAIKTVRTELAEDQLFRVRFTREVEAARAVSGFYTAAVVDADPRAAVPWLATAYVPAPSLEEIVNDCGPLPAQAVRWLAAGVAEALQSIHGAGLVHRDLKPSNVLVVEDGPRVIDFGIASGVSNTRLTMTNVAVGTPAYMSPEQAKDSRSVTGASDVFSLGSMLVFAATGHPPFHGANPVETVFMLLREGPDLEGLPDELRPLIESCMQMDPTARPNPADLQAQLAPHLFGSGSDDSGTASAWLPERAVSLIESRRNGRPAGKPAPGAGRSGGGRPAPGPAPIPPPPSHDPVVPAPAPAPVGGPDTGPVRLAGAPVPIGPGPRVADVRAAAVKAPPPEAALAASWAKPRPGVNGADPAVGPAVAAPPAPAAPPEQASGWRPWRFRMSNDVWGTPSVDGDLVYVTSFEVHALDVATGRRRFKTRDVAWSMAVADGRIHASDGPTLFALDAREGADLWRLQTDAWVYSLKAGRGTVVTGTRGGGVQGWEASNGQKLWEVTGCQSDFESPEAGPALHDGTVYVWQDARLRALDARTGDERWSYPIGDAASCGGVPVRIAPATDGYVYVCAGTRVLALDVAAGHVKWHFEAPAVFLSPPTFVPGPAVTGGGVYLADYLGTVYALDATDGRDRWRIATESRASVDPVLVAAGHVHVGSGKGLYTLDAVTGTPKWRFQAGGDIVGAPSVAEGRIHFGSTDHLLYTLKADDGRLRWKLATGGEITGSPVVQDGVVYACSKDRCVYALDAEKGTGTARTS, from the coding sequence GTGGTGGATCAGCTGACGCAGCACGATCCGCGGCGGATCGGGCCGTTCGAGGTGCTGGGACGGCTGGGTGCCGGCGGCATGGGGCTGGTCTATCTCGCGCGCTCGGCGTCCGGCCGGCGCGTGGCGATCAAGACCGTCCGGACGGAGCTGGCCGAGGATCAGCTGTTCCGGGTCCGCTTCACGCGTGAGGTGGAGGCGGCCCGCGCCGTCTCCGGCTTCTACACGGCCGCCGTCGTGGACGCCGACCCGCGCGCCGCCGTGCCGTGGCTGGCCACCGCGTACGTCCCCGCGCCCTCCCTCGAGGAGATAGTGAACGACTGCGGGCCGCTCCCGGCCCAGGCCGTGCGCTGGCTGGCGGCGGGCGTGGCCGAGGCGCTCCAGTCCATCCACGGTGCCGGGCTGGTGCACCGGGACCTCAAGCCGTCGAACGTCCTGGTCGTCGAGGACGGCCCCCGGGTGATCGACTTCGGTATCGCCTCAGGCGTCTCGAACACACGTTTGACGATGACGAACGTCGCCGTCGGCACGCCCGCCTACATGTCCCCCGAGCAGGCCAAGGACTCCCGCAGCGTCACGGGCGCGAGCGACGTCTTCTCCCTCGGCTCCATGCTGGTCTTCGCCGCCACCGGACACCCGCCCTTCCACGGCGCCAACCCGGTCGAGACCGTCTTCATGCTGCTGCGCGAGGGCCCGGATCTGGAGGGCCTCCCGGACGAGCTGCGTCCGCTCATCGAGTCCTGTATGCAGATGGACCCGACGGCCCGACCCAACCCGGCCGACCTCCAGGCCCAGCTGGCCCCCCACCTCTTCGGCTCCGGCTCCGACGACAGCGGCACGGCTTCGGCGTGGCTGCCCGAGCGGGCGGTCAGCCTGATCGAGTCCCGCCGCAACGGCCGCCCGGCCGGCAAACCCGCCCCCGGCGCCGGCCGCAGCGGCGGCGGACGCCCCGCCCCGGGGCCCGCCCCCATCCCGCCCCCGCCCTCGCACGACCCCGTCGTCCCGGCGCCCGCGCCCGCGCCCGTCGGTGGCCCCGACACCGGCCCGGTGCGGCTGGCCGGCGCCCCGGTGCCCATCGGCCCGGGCCCGCGCGTCGCCGACGTCCGTGCCGCCGCCGTCAAGGCACCTCCACCGGAGGCCGCCCTCGCCGCCTCCTGGGCCAAGCCCCGCCCCGGCGTCAACGGCGCGGACCCCGCCGTGGGCCCTGCCGTCGCCGCGCCCCCGGCCCCGGCCGCGCCGCCCGAACAGGCGAGCGGCTGGCGGCCCTGGCGGTTCCGCATGTCGAACGACGTCTGGGGCACCCCGTCCGTCGACGGCGACCTCGTCTACGTCACCTCCTTCGAGGTACACGCGCTGGACGTGGCCACCGGCCGCCGCCGCTTCAAGACCCGGGACGTCGCCTGGTCCATGGCGGTCGCGGACGGCCGTATCCACGCCTCCGACGGGCCCACGCTGTTCGCCCTCGACGCCCGCGAGGGCGCAGACCTGTGGCGCCTGCAGACGGACGCCTGGGTCTACTCGCTCAAGGCCGGCCGCGGCACCGTCGTCACCGGCACCCGGGGCGGCGGCGTCCAGGGCTGGGAGGCCTCGAACGGCCAGAAGCTCTGGGAGGTCACCGGCTGCCAGAGCGACTTCGAGTCGCCCGAGGCCGGACCCGCCCTGCACGACGGCACGGTCTACGTGTGGCAGGACGCCCGGCTGCGCGCCCTGGACGCCCGCACCGGCGACGAGCGCTGGTCGTACCCCATCGGCGACGCGGCCTCCTGCGGCGGCGTCCCGGTCCGGATCGCCCCGGCGACCGACGGCTACGTCTACGTCTGCGCCGGCACCCGCGTCCTCGCCCTCGACGTCGCCGCCGGGCACGTGAAGTGGCACTTCGAGGCCCCGGCCGTGTTCCTCTCCCCGCCCACCTTCGTCCCCGGCCCGGCCGTCACCGGCGGGGGCGTCTACCTCGCCGACTATCTCGGCACGGTCTACGCCCTCGACGCCACCGACGGCCGTGACCGCTGGCGCATCGCCACCGAGTCCCGGGCGTCCGTCGATCCCGTCCTGGTCGCCGCCGGCCACGTCCACGTGGGCAGCGGCAAGGGCCTCTACACCCTCGACGCGGTCACCGGCACACCCAAGTGGCGTTTCCAGGCGGGCGGCGACATCGTGGGCGCCCCCTCGGTGGCCGAGGGCCGTATCCACTTCGGCTCCACCGACCACCTGCTCTACACCCTGAAGGCCGACGACGGCCGGCTCCGCTGGAAGCTCGCCACCGGCGGCGAGATCACCGGCTCCCCGGTCGTCCAGGACGGAGTGGTGTACGCGTGCAGCAAGGACCGCTGCGTGTACGCCCTGGACGCCGAGAAGGGCACGGGCACGGCGCGCACGAGCTAG
- a CDS encoding VOC family protein — MAENRASVYAEGVPCWVDAQLPDVEAGKRFYGELFGWTFEDWLGPFAQALKDGEPVAALVRKMDGRLPTVWTVYFATPDAAALARRIRAAGGQIVSAPVPAGELGVTALVTDPEGAVFALWQPVGHPGFGRRREPGTFAWAELYARDTEAANAFYGDLFQEALFGPDAEPDFGRAPVSDVFPAEMPPHFLVHFAVEDVPAALQDVTRLGGRIQAPPFRTSYGTVAVVTDNQGASFALLHR; from the coding sequence ATGGCCGAAAACAGGGCATCGGTGTACGCAGAGGGCGTCCCCTGCTGGGTGGACGCGCAGCTTCCCGACGTCGAGGCGGGCAAGCGGTTCTACGGTGAACTTTTCGGGTGGACCTTCGAGGACTGGCTCGGCCCCTTCGCGCAGGCGCTGAAGGACGGTGAACCCGTGGCCGCGCTGGTCCGCAAGATGGACGGCCGGCTGCCCACCGTCTGGACGGTGTACTTCGCGACCCCGGACGCGGCGGCTCTGGCCCGGCGCATCCGGGCGGCCGGCGGGCAGATCGTCTCGGCGCCGGTGCCGGCCGGGGAGCTGGGCGTCACCGCCCTCGTCACCGACCCGGAGGGGGCCGTCTTCGCCCTGTGGCAGCCGGTCGGGCACCCCGGCTTCGGCAGGCGGCGCGAGCCGGGCACCTTCGCCTGGGCCGAGCTGTACGCGCGGGACACCGAGGCGGCCAACGCCTTCTACGGTGACCTCTTCCAGGAGGCCCTGTTCGGCCCCGACGCCGAGCCCGACTTCGGCCGCGCCCCCGTCTCCGACGTGTTCCCGGCCGAGATGCCGCCCCACTTCCTCGTCCACTTCGCCGTCGAGGACGTACCGGCCGCTCTGCAGGACGTCACCCGCCTCGGCGGCCGGATCCAGGCCCCGCCCTTCAGGACCTCGTACGGCACGGTCGCCGTCGTCACGGACAATCAGGGGGCGTCCTTCGCGCTGCTGCACCGCTGA
- a CDS encoding TetR family transcriptional regulator, with translation MRTVDGRVAGRRGQATRQKLLDCLSEMLSSSPYRDVKVIDVARKAGTSPATFYQYFPDVEGAVLEIAEQMATEGAALSELLQGRSWAGKAGWQTAQELVDGFLEFWRKNDAILRVVDLGAAEGDKRFYKLRMKILNSVNNSLADSVAELQAKGRVDKDVNPAAIAGSLVAMLAAVASHQKGFSSWGVKQAELKPNLALLVHLGVTGRKPTK, from the coding sequence GTGCGTACCGTCGACGGCCGCGTGGCCGGCAGGCGTGGGCAGGCGACCCGGCAGAAATTGCTCGACTGCCTCAGCGAGATGCTCAGCTCCTCCCCGTACCGGGACGTCAAAGTCATCGATGTCGCCCGGAAGGCGGGCACTTCGCCCGCGACCTTCTACCAGTACTTCCCGGACGTCGAGGGCGCCGTCCTGGAGATCGCCGAGCAAATGGCGACCGAGGGAGCCGCGTTGAGCGAGCTCCTCCAGGGCCGTTCCTGGGCCGGCAAGGCCGGCTGGCAGACGGCGCAGGAACTCGTCGACGGGTTCCTGGAGTTCTGGCGCAAGAACGACGCGATCCTCCGGGTCGTCGATCTCGGCGCCGCCGAGGGCGACAAGCGGTTCTACAAGCTCCGCATGAAGATCCTCAACTCGGTGAACAACTCCCTCGCGGACTCGGTCGCCGAGCTCCAGGCCAAGGGCAGGGTCGACAAGGACGTGAACCCGGCGGCCATCGCCGGTTCGCTGGTCGCGATGCTCGCGGCCGTCGCCTCCCACCAGAAGGGCTTCTCCTCCTGGGGCGTGAAGCAGGCCGAACTGAAGCCGAACCTCGCACTGTTGGTGCACCTGGGCGTCACGGGCAGGAAGCCGACGAAGTAA
- a CDS encoding nitroreductase family deazaflavin-dependent oxidoreductase — MRGVRFVQKVSSTRGFARVAPYVFPALDRAVHRLTRGKVLLSAQLLPGLVLTSTGAKSGLPRRTPLACVPEDGGRGWLLVGSNFGRPGHPAWSHNLLAHPDARISWKGQDTPVTARLLEGAERAAAWQAVLAFWPPYAAYQARVEREIRLFRVVRK; from the coding sequence ATGAGGGGCGTGCGGTTCGTGCAGAAGGTGTCGTCCACCCGTGGGTTCGCGCGTGTGGCACCGTACGTCTTCCCGGCCCTCGACCGGGCCGTGCACCGGCTGACGCGCGGAAAGGTGCTGCTCAGCGCGCAGCTCCTGCCGGGACTGGTGCTGACCTCGACCGGGGCGAAGAGCGGCCTCCCCCGTCGTACACCGCTGGCCTGTGTGCCGGAGGACGGCGGACGCGGCTGGCTTCTGGTCGGGTCCAACTTCGGGCGGCCGGGGCATCCCGCCTGGAGCCACAACCTCCTCGCGCATCCGGACGCCCGCATCAGCTGGAAGGGCCAGGACACCCCGGTCACGGCCCGGCTGCTGGAGGGGGCGGAGCGGGCGGCGGCATGGCAGGCGGTGCTGGCGTTCTGGCCGCCGTACGCGGCCTATCAGGCGCGGGTGGAGCGGGAGATCCGGTTGTTCAGGGTCGTACGAAAGTAG